In Chanodichthys erythropterus isolate Z2021 chromosome 7, ASM2448905v1, whole genome shotgun sequence, a genomic segment contains:
- the LOC137023157 gene encoding extracellular calcium-sensing receptor-like, translating into MLLFLYTLLLFHELHTKAENTPCQTMGDPKFPLLSKDGDVTIGGIFAIHRKETLPSFEFTQKPQLLSCSSVNMRESLLAQIMIFAIEEINRSDSLLPNVSIGYQIYDSCGSRLSTMSATMGLMNGQEFGARHRCNGQSPLHAIIGESESSATVILSTTTGPFKIPVISPSATCECLSNRKDYPSFFRTIASDYHQSRALVHIVKHFGWSWVGAVNSDNDYGNNGMAIFVKTAQEEGICVEYSVKFYRTEPEKLKKVVDTIERGTAKVIVAFVSFAEMGLLIDQLSIQNITGFQMIGVESWITTKNYITTNSFHSLGGSLGFAVRKINIEGFADYVRKAFWDTAIPCLQEERNSSQYVLSCSRYEDIFALKNYTEDLSEQRYASNVYKAVYAVAHSLHRLLKCKEQEGCEKNLTIQTHEVVEALKKVNFTIKMGDHVWFDSTGGAVAQYEVVNWQQDSDGSFQFKPVGYYDASLPPDQRLELNTKEIIWTGGQLKKPKSVCSESCPPGTRKAAQKGRPVCCYDCIPCAEGEISNETDSVNCKQCPLEYWSNVEKNKCVLKAVEFLSFTDVMGIVLVFFSLFGVGLTVMVALLFYSKKDTPIVKANNSELSFLLLFSLTLCFLCSLTFIGQPTEWSCMLRHTAFGITFVLCISCVLGKTIVVLMAFKATLPGSNVMKWFGPSQQRLSVLAFTLIQVLICVIWLTMFPPFPYKNMTYYKEKIILECSLGSTISFWAVLGYISLLAFLCFILAFLARKLPDNFNDAKFITFSMLIFCAVWITFIPAYVSSPGKFTVAVEIFAILASSFGLLFCIFAPKCYIILLKPKQNTKQHMIGKITSKSH; encoded by the exons ATGCTTCTGTTTCTTTATACACTCCTGCTTTTCCATGAACTTCATACAAAGGCGGAAAACACTCCTTGTCAAACAATGGGAGACCCTAAGTTCCCGCTGCTTTCTAAGGATGGAGATGTAACTATTGGAGGAATTTTTGCAATCCACAGAAAGGAAACATTACCTTCTTTTGAGTTTACACAAAAACCTCAACTTTTGTCATGCTCCAG tGTGAATATGAGAGAAAGTCTTTTGGCACAAATCATGATTTTCGCAATTGAGGAGATTAACAGAAGTGACAGTTTGCTCCCAAATGTTTCTATTGGTTATCAAATATATGATTCCTGTGGTTCAAGACTGTCTACCATGAGTGCAACTATGGGACTGATGAATGGTCAGGAGTTTGGAGCAAGACACAGATGCAATGGACAGTCTCCTTTACATGCTATCATAGGCGAATCAGAGTCTTCTGCAACAGTGATTCTGTCCACCACAACAGGACCATTTAAAATACCAGTG ATAAGTCCCTCAGCAacatgtgaatgtctcagtaatAGGAAAGATTACCCCTCTTTCTTCAGGACTATTGCTAGTGATTATCACCAGAGCAGAGCACTTGTACACATAGTCAAGCACTTTGGCTGGTCTTGGGTGGGAGCTGTGAACAGTGACAATGACTATGGAAACAATGGAATGGCCATATTTGTGAAAACAGCCCAGGAGGAGGGAATTTGTGTAGAGTACTCTGTGAAATTCTACCGCACAGAGCCAGAAAAACTCAAAAAAGTTGTAGACACTATAGAAAGAGGCACAGCAAAAGTGATTGTTGCCTTTGTTTCATTTGCTGAGATGGGCTTACTTATTGATCAGTTAAGTATTCAGAACATTACAGGCTTCCAAATGATCGGTGTAGAATCATGGATAACTACAAAGAATTATATAACTACAAATAGTTTTCATTCCCTGGGAGGGTCACTGGGATTTGCAGTGAGAAAAATCAATATTGAAGGGTTTGCAGATTATGTTAGAAAAGCATTCTGGGATACAGCTATTCCATGCCTACAGGAAGAGAGGAATTCTTCTCAATATGTATTAAGTTGCAGCAGATATGAGGATATATTTGCACTAAAAAACTACACTGAAGATTTGTCTGAACAAAGATATGCAAGCAATGTCTACAAAGCAGTTTATGCTGTAGCTCATTCACTACACAGGCTACTTAAATGCAAAGAACAAGAAGGCTGTGAGAAAAACCTGACAATACAAACACATGAG GTGGTTGAGGCTCTGAAAAAAGTCAATTTCACTATAAAAATGGGCGATCATGTATGGTTTGACAGCACTGGTGGTGCAGTAGCCCAATATGAAGTTGTGAACTGGCAGCAGGACTCTGATGGATCTTTCCAGTTTAAACCTGTGGGATACTATGATGCCTCACTGCCCCCAGACCAACGCTTAGAGCTTAATACTAAAGAGATCATTTGGACTGGAGGACAGCTGAAG aaacCAAAGTCTGTGTGCAGCGAGAGCTGTCCTCCAGGCACTAGGAAGGCTGCACAAAAAGGAAGACCTGTCTGCTGTTATGACTGTATTCCATGCGCAGAAGGAGAAATCAGTAATGAGACAG ATTCAGTTAACTGCAAGCAGTGTCCACTGGAATACTGGTCTAATGTtgagaaaaataaatgtgtgttaaaGGCTGTAGAGTTTCTGTCATTCACAGATGTAATGGGTATAGTGCTTGTCTTTTTCTCACTGTTTGGAGTAGGATTAACTGTGATGGTAGCCCTCCTGTTTTATAGCAAGAAAGACACTCCCATAGTAAAAGCCAACAACTCAGAGCTGAGCTTCCTGCTGCTCTTCTCTTTGACTCTGTGTTTCCTCTGTTCACTTACTTTCATTGGTCAGCCCACTGAGTGGTCCTGTATGTTGCGTCACACAGCATTTGGGATCACTTTTGTACTCTGTATCTCCTGTGTTCTGGGGAAAACAATAGTGGTGTTAATGGCCTTCAAGGCTACGCTGCCAGGAAGTAATGTCATGAAATGGTTCGGCCCTTCACAACAGCGACTTAGTGTTCTTGCTTTTACACTTATACAGGTTCTTATCTGTGTGATTTGGCTAACAATGTTCCCTCCATTTCCCTACAAAAATATGACATATTATAAGGAAAAGATCATTCTTGAGTGCAGTCTGGGTTCTACTATAAGTTTCTGGGCCGTTCTGGGTTACATTAGCCTCCTGGCTTTTTTGTGTTTCATCTTGGCTTTTCTGGCTCGTAAGCTGCCTGATAATTTTAATGATGCAAAATTCATCACATTCAGTATGCTCATATTCTGTGCTGTGTGGATCACATTTATTCCGGCTTATGTCAGTTCTCCTGGAAAATTTACTGTAGCTGTGGAGATATTTGCCATTTTAGCCTCAAGCTTTGGTTTACTATTCTGCATATTTGCACCTAAATGTTATATCATCCTGCTTAAGCctaaacaaaacacaaagcaaCATATGATTGGGAAAATTACATCT